One part of the Mariniflexile litorale genome encodes these proteins:
- a CDS encoding deoxynucleoside kinase has translation MHIAIAGNIGAGKTTLTKLLAKHYKWEAQLEDVVDNPYLDDFYNQMERWSFNLQVYFLNSRFRQVLQIRESGKDIIQDRTIYEDAHIFAPNLHAMGLMTNRDYENYKSLFDLMESLVKGPDVLIYLRSSIPNLVSQIHKRGRDYENSISIDYLSRLNERYEAWIHGYTKGKLLIIDVDKLDFVDKPEDLGQVINTIDAEINGLF, from the coding sequence ATGCATATTGCAATAGCTGGAAATATTGGCGCTGGAAAAACAACTCTCACAAAATTACTAGCTAAACACTATAAATGGGAAGCACAACTGGAAGACGTTGTAGACAATCCATATTTAGACGATTTTTACAATCAAATGGAACGTTGGAGTTTTAATTTACAAGTTTATTTCTTAAACAGTAGATTTCGCCAAGTTTTGCAAATTCGAGAAAGTGGTAAGGATATTATTCAAGACCGAACCATTTACGAAGACGCTCATATTTTTGCGCCCAATTTACATGCGATGGGTTTAATGACGAATCGTGATTATGAAAATTATAAATCACTTTTCGATTTAATGGAATCGCTAGTTAAAGGTCCCGATGTGTTAATTTATTTAAGAAGTTCTATCCCTAATTTAGTTTCACAAATCCATAAACGGGGGCGTGATTACGAAAACTCTATAAGTATTGACTATTTAAGCAGGCTAAACGAACGTTATGAAGCTTGGATACATGGTTACACTAAAGGAAAGCTTTTAATTATTGATGTTGATAAACTTGATTTTGTAGATAAACCAGAAGATTTAGGACAGGTAATCAACACAATAGATGCCGAAATAAATGGTTTGTTTTAA
- a CDS encoding GLPGLI family protein yields the protein MKHHFIKISITYFAIFASIMVFAQKDFQGKAYYESKTTVDMSRFGGGDISDERRKQIADRMRSILEKTFVLTFNQSESFYQEEEKLDTQESGRGRWGAMMGSYTGGPQYKSIKKQLLLQEQEFFGKQFLIKDSLSKLNWKMEGETKQIGQYTCFKATTTKVVDAVDFTSFRRPPNNEEDSSPATKEIEIVAWYTMQIPVNLGPDDYWGLPGLILEVNADKTVILCSKIVLNPEEKDIIKMPSKGKEVTKKEYTAIVKKKTEEMRQNFRSGGGGRR from the coding sequence ATGAAACATCATTTTATTAAAATAAGTATTACCTATTTTGCCATTTTTGCTTCTATCATGGTATTTGCCCAAAAAGATTTTCAAGGAAAAGCCTATTATGAATCTAAGACCACCGTTGATATGAGTCGTTTTGGCGGAGGTGATATAAGTGATGAACGCAGAAAACAAATAGCGGATCGAATGAGAAGTATACTTGAGAAAACATTTGTATTAACGTTTAATCAGTCGGAATCTTTTTATCAAGAAGAGGAAAAGCTAGACACCCAAGAAAGTGGCCGTGGCCGATGGGGAGCTATGATGGGTAGTTATACAGGTGGGCCACAGTACAAAAGCATTAAAAAGCAATTGCTTTTACAAGAACAAGAATTTTTTGGTAAGCAATTTTTAATTAAAGATTCTCTATCCAAATTAAACTGGAAAATGGAAGGTGAAACAAAACAAATTGGACAATATACTTGTTTTAAAGCTACTACTACAAAAGTAGTTGATGCTGTAGACTTCACAAGTTTTAGAAGACCTCCAAACAATGAAGAAGATAGTTCACCCGCAACTAAAGAGATAGAAATAGTTGCATGGTACACCATGCAAATTCCTGTAAACTTAGGACCTGATGATTATTGGGGACTTCCTGGTTTAATTTTGGAAGTAAATGCTGACAAAACCGTTATTTTGTGTTCTAAAATTGTATTAAATCCAGAAGAAAAGGATATTATTAAAATGCCTTCCAAAGGCAAAGAAGTTACAAAGAAAGAGTACACTGCCATTGTAAAGAAGAAAACTGAAGAAATGCGTCAAAATTTCAGAAGTGGCGGAGGTGGTCGAAGATAA
- a CDS encoding family 43 glycosylhydrolase, whose protein sequence is MNLKVIEPVLISLFFITPCFSQNPLNFGSDILTADPSAHVWKDGKMYIYASHDEECQLDFWMKDWHVFSSSDLINWTDHGACLSVDDLSWADNFAWAPDAAYKNGKYYFCFPAGSGFKDRENPNNSTKWMGIGIAVSDSPTGPFKDAIGKPLWTEPYANDPCLFIDDDEKGYIYFHGGSDYLVAEMSDDLLSVEGDLYKMDMGGFEPKMEGPWVFKRNGVYYYTMPENNRMLSYYMAKSPIGPWEYKGKIMKEEEGNNHHSIVEFNGQWVLFYHRWLDTDSECNKKQRYICAEYLYFNKDGTIKPIERTKAGLSTKKI, encoded by the coding sequence ATGAATCTCAAGGTCATTGAACCCGTTTTAATAAGTCTTTTTTTTATAACCCCCTGCTTTTCACAAAACCCTTTAAATTTTGGAAGTGACATATTAACAGCAGATCCATCAGCACATGTTTGGAAGGATGGCAAAATGTATATTTACGCTTCTCATGATGAAGAATGTCAACTCGATTTTTGGATGAAAGATTGGCATGTATTTTCATCAAGTGATTTAATAAATTGGACAGACCATGGCGCATGTCTTTCTGTAGATGATTTATCTTGGGCTGATAATTTTGCTTGGGCACCAGATGCTGCTTATAAAAACGGAAAATATTATTTTTGTTTTCCCGCTGGAAGTGGTTTTAAAGATCGTGAAAACCCAAACAATAGTACAAAATGGATGGGAATAGGCATTGCAGTTAGTGATTCACCAACGGGTCCTTTTAAAGATGCCATAGGTAAACCTCTATGGACAGAACCCTACGCAAATGATCCTTGTCTTTTTATTGATGATGATGAAAAGGGCTATATTTATTTTCACGGCGGTAGTGATTATTTAGTAGCAGAAATGTCAGATGATTTACTTAGTGTTGAAGGTGATCTTTACAAAATGGATATGGGTGGTTTTGAACCCAAAATGGAAGGCCCATGGGTATTTAAAAGAAATGGTGTTTATTATTATACGATGCCAGAAAACAATAGGATGCTTTCTTATTATATGGCAAAATCTCCTATAGGTCCATGGGAATATAAAGGAAAAATAATGAAAGAAGAAGAGGGTAACAACCACCACTCTATTGTAGAATTTAATGGGCAATGGGTTTTATTCTACCACCGATGGTTAGATACAGATTCTGAATGCAACAAAAAGCAACGCTATATTTGTGCTGAATACTTGTATTTTAATAAGGATGGGACTATTAAACCAATTGAAAGAACTAAAGCTGGCTTATCTACTAAAAAAATATAA
- a CDS encoding HPP family protein gives MIKKKIKRTIRISKYVIYKETLIDFKEHFWSFLGAFFGIGLIAFMQSHFLPKIENTFLVGSFGASSVLIYGAIESPLSQPRNLIGGHLISAIIGVTVYKLFPETIWITAPLAVSLSIVFMQFTKTLHPPGGATALIAVIGTEKIKSLGYMYVLSPVLTGTLILFVVALVFNNTTNNRNYPTNQAYKRFFKWQKLKNIN, from the coding sequence ATGATAAAGAAAAAAATCAAACGAACCATTCGGATTTCTAAATATGTAATTTATAAAGAAACCTTAATAGATTTCAAAGAGCATTTTTGGTCTTTTTTGGGTGCTTTTTTTGGTATTGGGTTAATAGCATTTATGCAATCTCATTTTTTACCTAAAATAGAGAACACCTTTTTAGTCGGTTCATTTGGCGCATCTAGTGTATTAATATATGGTGCTATAGAAAGCCCTTTATCACAACCTAGAAATTTAATTGGCGGTCATTTAATATCTGCCATTATAGGTGTAACTGTTTATAAACTTTTTCCTGAGACTATTTGGATTACTGCGCCTCTTGCCGTTTCCCTTTCTATCGTTTTTATGCAGTTTACAAAAACACTTCATCCGCCAGGAGGTGCCACAGCCTTAATTGCAGTAATAGGTACTGAAAAAATAAAATCGTTAGGCTATATGTATGTGCTTTCACCTGTTTTAACTGGTACACTTATTCTTTTTGTGGTCGCATTGGTATTTAATAACACAACAAATAATAGAAATTATCCCACAAACCAAGCTTACAAAAGATTCTTTAAATGGCAAAAGCTGAAAAACATTAATTAA